A region of Ornithorhynchus anatinus isolate Pmale09 chromosome 5, mOrnAna1.pri.v4, whole genome shotgun sequence DNA encodes the following proteins:
- the MC5R gene encoding melanocortin receptor 5 translates to MNSSLGPRLLEFNRSTPEDNFSSPIAPSGQPLCEQVGIAGEVFLTLGIISLLENILVIFAIVKNKNLHSPMYFFVCSLAVADMLVSVSNAWETVAIYLISNKHLVVDDALVRHIDNVFDSMICISVVASMCSLLAIAVDRYITIFYALRYHNIVTVKRTGVIIACIWTFCTGCGIVFILYYESTYVIICLISMFFTMLFFMASLYIHMFLLARTHVKRIAALPGSGSVRQRTSMKGAITLTMLLGIFIVCWAPFFLHLILMISCPQNIYCICFMSHFNMYLILIMCNSVIDPLIYAFRSQEMRKTFKEILCCYSLRLNCGFPGKY, encoded by the coding sequence ATGAACTCTTCCCTTGGCCCACGCCTCTTGGAATTCAACCGGAGCACCCCAGAGGACAACTTTTCCAGCCCGATCGCCCCGAGCGGCCAGCCTCTGTGCGAGCAGGTGGGCATCGCGGGAGAAGTGTTCCTGACTCTGGGCATCATCAGCCTCCTGGAGAACATCCTGGTCATCTTTGCCATCGTCAAGAACAAGAACTTGCACTCTCCCATGTATTTCTTTGTCTGCAGTTTAGCGGTGGCGGACATGCTGGTGAGCGTGTCCAACGCCTGGGAGACCGTGGCCATTTATTTAATCAGCAATAAGCACCTGGTGGTGGACGACGCGTTGGTCCGGCACATAGACAATGTGTTCGACTCCATGATCTGCATTTCCGTGGTGGCGTCGATGTGCAGCCTGTTGGCCATCGCGGTGGACAGGTACATCACCATCTTCTACGCCCTGCGGTACCACAACATCGTGACGGTGAAACGGACGGGGGTCATCATAGCCTGCATATGGACCTTCTGCACCGGCTGCGGCATCGTCTTCATCCTCTACTACGAGTCCACCTACGTCATCATCTGTCTCATTTCCATGTTTTTCACCATGTTGTTCTTCATGGCCTCCCTGTACATTCACATGTTCCTCTTGGCTCGGACTCACGTCAAGCGGATCGCCGCGCTGCCCGGCTCTGGTTCGGTCCGGCAACGGACCAGCATGAAGGGGGCCATCACCCTGACGATGCTGCTGGGCATCTTCATCGTGTGCTGGGCGCCCTTCTTCCTTCACCTCATCCTGATGATCTCCTGCCCTCAGAACATCTACTGCATCTGCTTCATGTCTCACTTCAACATGTACCTCATCCTCATCATGTGCAACTCAGTGATCGACCCCCTGATCTACGCCTTCCGCAGCCAGGAGATGCGGAAGACCTTCAAGGAGATTCTCTGCTGCTACAGCCTCAGACTGAACTGCGGGTTCCCCGGAAAATATTGA